One stretch of Anabas testudineus chromosome 24, fAnaTes1.2, whole genome shotgun sequence DNA includes these proteins:
- the ylpm1 gene encoding YLP motif-containing protein 1 isoform X2: MYPSWGNYGGSHSQNYGAPGPRKPAPGGHAGPAAGFGGFDASSSGSLFSSLQEQHLQQMQQLQMLHQKQLQSVLHHGTNAAPYGSGLSGGYSGSSWHSEGPGHLDNAAGAQPYYKQDETAAQGTRVPLASKPGHQQPPPPPPQPHSTEPQPLPPPPAPLSSKPEENSDAPKSKETNTKESSTTEDQKTLSLQEQQQLWYKQHLQNLQKLKQEKAKQNQKEGDGPVRPLLTSETVPPPPPSEPLKSAPPPPPPKEEPPAPPPPPEEIRPEIPQDPEEAARLQQLQAAAAQWQQVQQQRVGLQYQALMQQHEKLQKILEQYQQLIQQPTDLQSMSAEMQLRHYQLQKQQFTPLFQDWDRSFVLWYEQFQTYPHKDQLQDYEHQWKQWQEQMNATNAHIQERVATLTAMVPYASNQYSSGMMGQYGQYPGQDMQMHQQSLNPGMQHSPAAVGPRSEGPPPSGFGPSLKSHAGNSVRDGGPASIGVRPPDPPPVQPPSFNSIRGPRVNNPRFDQPPQRFDGPPRLDQPPQRFDGPPRLDQPPQRFDGPPRFDKPPQRFDGPPRFDQPQQRFDGPPRFDQPRHRFDGPPRFSQPRFGQQPRFEQPPRPPGPPLRFERPPVPQQKQPQDSQPTAQPATKQPTSMDSKTPGKSAGQPESEKPISKSNLDNKAKAEDLTDDNLLGNDSFFVQNDPIPQTLPTNKNLKDLESNTSSGNSEKPQTVNSKPSTTGPPSEKNKNAATPTPPKPDESLTSNNPTVVSKLSGIQQEPQTPGTKQPNLEPPKPPPGRGRGQPPIPIQMPGRGRGQRGHRVFRGPNTVPLGEEMEEMSYDYMPPGENTGLSEEQEEYHWQDSSYEEFGEESEVAPEEVWMPEEHHFATDEEYYEEPIGGPYMGRGHPPMMRGGPPIGRGGPPIGRGGPPMSRGGPLMGRGGPPIGRGGPPMGRGLPLGRGGPPLSRGGPPMGRGGPPMGRGGPPMGRGGPPMGRGGLPMGRGGPPMGRGGPPMGRGEPIDRHWEEPESSEYSVEGDPYWGERRPLMRGMRPPFPPGRGRPPRGHPSFIHQGRGHPPHPAHGPMDHKSIGQGLDSDDSDPARHPIYHGHDPQSHSMHPDIGRGRRRLPPPPHEMMDAMEEPLYDDGIEGELGWQPPHSRGPPLPPHEIIDKGGMRRRPMGRGMARGMWRPGPTHAFEEGYNETYVEDYSHGEDRYQRRPPQDYPPNEYQHDVKYYESEQDRECAPPERDYPPRMPPPEPYRDGHWLEERERGRPYPYDEYDRGRGELRIREYRDEPPYREEKPPYPPPPEWDRLSRLPPPEREYTPDYEDRRLRYGEQREEPTLDLPPPPVASVTNLADSSVEAQQGTSGANILALSQRQHEIILKAAQELKLIRELQEGKTPGPGAEPQPAPTDVLPELPAGLLGLEIPPEVRNVLKGMSAAAQTPATEPMSWDTKPASTDYQPVLPAPPTASVIPKTVDYGHGHEPGATVERIPYGERIVLRPDPVPSDRGYDKEPLGPRDPYIRDPYYERRPDPYIDRREYSRERELYREKPPPEYERERFERERYPPRERDDRSPLALPLRSGFRERDFEIRERERSGSRDRDEHYGRPGYDRHLYERAGLDRNVPERYGHSSSPYVDRRSYPEERGPPTATPLPPPPQPPPRIEKKPEIKNIDDILKPPGRLTRPERIVIILRGLPGSGKSHVAKLIRDKEVDCGGAPPRVLVLDDYFMTEVEKVEKDPDTGKRVKTKVLEYEYEPEMEDTYRSSMLKTFKKTLDDGFFPFIILDTINDRVKHFDQFWSAAKTKGFEVYLAEITADTQTCAKRNVHGRTLKDILKMSNNWEPSPRHMVRLDVRSLLQDAAIEEVEMEDFNPDDEPKEPKREEEEEGDLGYIPKSKWEMDTSEAKLDKLDGLGSSGKRKRESEHMAGLEDYLQLPDDYATRMSEPGKKRVRWADLEEQKDADRKRAIGFVVGQTDWEKITDESGQLAQRALNRTKYF, from the exons ATGTATCCATCCTGGGGAAATTACGGTGGATCCCATTCGCAAAACTATGGAGCGCCTGGGCCCCGTAAACCGGCGCCTGGTGGCCACGCCGGTCCGGCTGCGGGGTTCGGCGGTTTCGACGCCTCATCCAGCGGCTCGCTGTTCTCCAGTCTGCAGGAGCAGCACCTCCAGcagatgcagcagctgcagatgcTGCATCAGAAACAGCTGCAGTCCGTGTTACATCACGGTACCAATGCTGCTCCCTACGGTAGTGGACTCTCAGGTGGGTATTCGGGGTCATCCTGGCATTCAGAAGGACCAGGACATTTAGACAATGCTGCTGGAGCTCAGCCGTACTATAAACAAGACGAGACTGCGGCTCAGGGGACGAGGGTTCCCCTTGCTTCCAAGCCGGGTCATCAGCAGCCTCCCCCGCCTCCACCACAGCCGCACTCCACCGAACCCCAGCCGCTTCCTCCCCCTCCAGCGCCCCTGTCATCAAAGCCAGAGGAGAACAGTGATGCTCCTAAATCCAAAGAGACCAACACCAAGGAGTCGTCCACGACCGAAGACCAGAAAACTTTATCTTTGCAG gaacaacagcagctttggtACAAACAACATCTTCAGAATCTACAGAAGTTGAAGCAAGAGAAAGcaaaacagaatcagaaagAGGGAGATGGTCCTGTGCGACCACTGCTCACAAGTGAgactgttcctcctcctcctccatcagaaCCACTGAAGAGCgcacctcctccaccccctcctaAAGAGGAACCTCcagcaccacctccaccacctgaGGAAATAAGG cCTGAAATCCCACAAGACCCAGAGGAAGCTGCCCGCCTCCAGCAGTTACAGGCTGCAGCAGCGCAGTGGCAGCAGGTGCAACAGCAAAGAGTAGGCTTACAATACCAGGCTCTCATGCAACAGCATGAAAAGCTTCAGAAGATCCTGGAACAATACCAACAGCTGATTCAGCAACCTACAGATCTGCAG TCAATGTCTGCTGAAATGCAGCTGAGGCATTATCAACTGCAAAAGCAGCAGTTCACTCCTTTATTTCAAGACTGGGATCGGTCCTTCGTCCTATGGTATGAGCAGTTCCAGACTTATCCCCACAAAGACCAACTGCAAGACTATGAGCACCAATGGAAGCAGTGGCAGGAACAGATGAATGCCACTAATGCTCACATTCAAGAAAGGGTGGCTACTCTAACGGCCATGGTGCCTTATGCCTCAAACCAGTACAGTAGTGGGATGATGGGTCAGTATGGCCAGTACCCTGGACAAGACATGCAAATGCATCAGCAGTCACTTAACCCAGGTATGCAGCATTCTCCAGCTGCTGTTGGTCCTAGATCTGAAGGTCCACCACCCAGTGGGTTTGGTCCATCGTTGAAATCACATGCAGGGAACTCTGTGAGGGATGGTGGCCCTGCTAGCATAGGGGTCAGACCACCAGATCCCCCACCTGTCCAGCCACCCAGCTTCAACAGCATTAGAGGTCCACG AGTAAACAACCCTCGATTTGACCAGCCACCACAGCGCTTTGATGGTCCCCCAAGGTTAGACCAGCCACCACAGCGCTTTGATGGTCCCCCAAGGTTAGACCAGCCACCACAGCGCTTTGATGGTCCCCCAAGGTTTGACAAACCACCGCAGCGTTTTGATGGCCCTCCGAGGTTTGACCAACCACAGCAGCGCTTTGATGGACCTCCGAGATTTGACCAACCAAGACATCGCTTTGATGGCCCTCCCAGATTCAGTCAACCTCGATTTGGGCAGCAGCCTAGATTTGAACAGCCCCCAAGACCCCCTGGCCCTCCACTTCGTTTTGAACGCCCTCCTGTGCCACAGCAAAAACAGCCACAGGATTCCCAACCTACAGCACAGCCTGCCACTAAGCAGCCTACTAGTATGGATTCCAAGACTCCAGGAAAATCAGCTGGGCAGCCAGAGTCTGAAAAACCAATAAGTAAATCAAATCTAGATAATAAGGCCAAAGCTGAAGACTTGACAGATGACAATTTGCTCGGAAATGATAGTTTTTTCGTCCAAAATGACCCCATACCTCAGACATTaccaacaaataaaaatttaaagGATTTGGAAAGCAATACATCTTCTGGAAATAGTGAAAAACCCCAAACTGTTAACAGCAAGCCATCAACAACTGGTCCTCcttctgaaaaaaataaaaatgctgctaCCCCAACTCCCCCCAAACCAGATGAATCATTGACAAGTAACAACCCCACAGTGGTTTCAAAGCTCTCTGGAATCCAACAGGAGCCTCAAACGCCTGGAACAAAACAGCCAAATCTAGAGCCTCCAAAGCCTCCCCCTGGTAGGGGACGAGGTCAGCCCCCAATACCTATCCAAATGCCTGGGCGTGGACGTGGACAGAGGGGTCATAGAGTATTTAGGGGACCGAATACTGTCCCGCTTGGCGAGGAGATGGAAGAAATGTCCTATGACTACATGCCACCTGGAGAGAATACTGGTTTGTCAGAAGAGCAGGAAGAGTATCACTGGCAAGATTCGTCTTATGAGGAGTTTGGCGAAGAATCAGAGGTAGCTCCTGAAGAAGTGTGGATGCCAGAAGAACACCACTTTGCAACAGACGAAGAATATTATGAAGAGCCAATAGGAGGACCCTATATGGGTAGAGGACATCCACCAATGATGAGAGGAGGGCCACCAATAGGTAGAGGCGGTCCTCCTATTGGAAGAGGAGGCCCACCGATGAGTAGAGGTGGTCCTCTTATGGGAAGGGGAGGTCCACCTATTGGTAGAGGTGGTCCGCCTATGGGAAGAGGTCTGCCATTGGGTAGAGGCGGACCACCTTTAAGTAGAGGTGGTCCGCCTATGGGAAGAGGCGGCCCTCCTATGGGAAGGGGGGGTCCCCCCATGGGAAGAGGAGGACCGCCCATGGGAAGAGGAGGGCTGCCCATGGGAAGAGGAGGACCGCCCATGGGAAGAGGAGGACCGCCCATGGGAAGAGGAGAGCCAATCGACAGGCACTGGGAAGAACCTGAATCATCAGAGTACTCAGTGGAAGGGGACCCTTACTGGGGGGAAAGGAGACCTCTAATGAGAGGAATGAGACCCCCCTTTCCTCCCGGCCGTGGTCGCCCCCCACGTGGGCATCCTAGTTTCATTCACCAGGGACGAGGACACCCCCCTCACCCAGCACATGGGCCAATGGATCACAAGTCAATAGGCCAGGGATTGGACAGTGACGATAGCGATCCAGCAAGACACCCCATATACCATGGACATGACCCTCAAAGCCATTCGATGCATCCCGATATAGGTAGAGGAAGGCGTCGTTTGCCACCGCCACCTCATGAAATGATGGATGCTATGGAGGAGCCCTTGTATGATGATGGAATAGAGGGAGAACTAGGGTGGCAACCACCACATAGCAGAGgccctcctctgcctccacaTGAGATAATAGATAAGGGAGGAATGAGAAGGAGACCTATGGGTCGAGGAATGGCAAGAGGCATGTGGCGACCAGGTCCAACACATGCATTTGAAGAAGGCTATAATGAGACTTATGTTGAGGATTACAGTCATGGGGAGGACAGGTATCAACGGCGGCCACCACAGGATTATCCTCCCAACGAGTATCAGCATGATGTCAAGTACTATGAGTCTGAACAGGACAGAGAGTGTGCTCCTCCTGAGAGGGACTATCCCCCCCGCATGCCACCACCAGAGCCTTACAGAGATGGCCATTGGctagaggaaagagaaagaggtcGCCCATATCCGTATGATGAGTATGACAGGGGAAGAGGAGAACTTCGAATTCGTGAATACAGGGATGAGCCACCGTACCGGGAGGAGAAGCCACcataccccccacccccagaATGGGATAGGCTTTCAAGACTTCCACCACCAGAGAGAGAGTACACTCCTGACTATGAAGATCGCAGACTTCGCTATGGGGAGCAGAGGGAAGAGCCTACTTTGGATTTACCTCCACCCCCTGTTGCATCTGTCACAAACTTGGCTGACAGCTCAGTTGAAGCACAGCAAGGAACAAGTGGAGCAAACATACTTGCCCTCTCTCAACGTCAGCATGAGATCATTCTTAAAGCTGCTCAAGAGCTTAAACTTATAAG AGAATTGCAGGAGGGCAAGACTCCTGGTCCTGGTGCTGAACCTCAACCTGCACCCACTGATGTCCTGCCTGAGCTTCCTGCTGGACTCCTTGGTTTGGAGATTCCACCAGAAGTCAGGAATGTTCTCAAG GGCATgagtgcagcagcacagacacctGCAACTGAACCTATGTCGTGGGACACAAAGCCTGCTTCCACAGATTACCAGCCAGTTCTCCCTGCTCCACCCACAGCTTCAGTGATTCCAAAAACTGTGGATTATGGGCATGGGCATG AGCCTGGAGCCACTGTCGAACGGATCCCTTATGGCGAGAGAATTGTGTTGAGGCCTGATCCAGTGCCGTCAGACAGGGGTTATGACAAAG AACCTCTTGGTCCAAGAGATCCTTACATTAGAGACCCCTATTATGAAAGACGCCCAGACCCCTACATTGACCGCCGAGAGTACAGTAGAGAGAGGGAATTGTATAGAGAAAAACCTCCACCTGAATATGAAAGAGAACGATTTGAGAGGGAACGCTATCCCCCAAGGGAGAGAGATGACAG ATCTCCACTGGCACTGCCTCTACGCTCAGGctttagagagagagactttGAAATTCGAGAGAGGGAGCGAAGTGGCAGTCGTGATCGCGATGAACATTATGGAAGGCCTGGCTATGATAGACATCTGTATGAGCGCGCTGGACTTGACCGCAACGTGCCCGAGCGTTACGGCCATAGCTCCTCACCTTACG TGGACAGAAGAAGTTATCCAGAGGAGAGGGGGCCTCCCACTGCAACACCTCTACCACCTCCACCGCAACCACCCCCACGAATCGAGAAGAAGCCAGAAATCAAGAATATTGATGATATCCTCAAACCGCCGGGCAGATTAACTAGGCCTGAAAGG aTTGTCATAATACTGAGAGGGCTTCCAGGAAGTGGAAAAAGTCATGTTGCAAAGCTCATAAGG GACAAGGAAGTCGATTGTGGTGGTGCCCCACCAAGAGTTCTTGTCTTGGACGACTATTTCATGACAGAGGTAGAGAAAGTTGAGAAAGACCCAGACACAGGAAAGCGGGTCAAAACCAAG GTTCTTGAGTATGAGTATGAGCCAGAGATGGAGGATACATACCGCAGCAGCATgcttaaaacatttaagaaaacCCTGGATGATGGCTTTTTCCCCTTCATCATTTTAGACACTATTAATGACAGAGTTAAACATTTTGATCAGTTCTGGAGCGCAGCTAAAACAAAAGGTTTTGAG gTGTACCTGGCTGAAATAACTGCAGACACTCAGACTTGTGCCAAGAGAAATGTCCATGGCCGCACACTTAAAGATATATTGAAG ATGTCGAACAATTGGGAGCCTTCACCACGCCATATGGTGCGCCTAGATGTCCGGTCCCTGCTTCAGGATGCTGCTATAGAGGAG gttGAAATGGAAGACTTCAATCCTGACGATGAGCCCAAGGAACccaagagagaggaggaggaagagggtgaTCTG GGCTACATTCCGAAAAGCAAATGGGAGATGGACACTTCGGAGGCAAAACTCG ACAAGCTGGACGGTCTGGGGAGTAGCGGGAAGAGGAAACGTGAAAGTGAACACATGGCAGGTCTGGAGGACTACCTTCAGCTGCCAGATGACTATGCCACACGCATGTCGGAGCCAGGAAAGAAGAGG GTTCGATGGGCTGATCTGGAAGAACAGAAGGATGCAGATCGAAAGCGTGCTATCGGCTTTGTAGTGGGTCAAACGGACTGGGAGAAAATAACAGATGAGAGTGGTCAGCTGGCCCAAAGAGCTCTCAACCGTACCAAGTATTTCTAA